Genomic segment of Mycolicibacterium psychrotolerans:
CCTTGTGTCCTTTGCCGATGCGACGATCAAGCGTCTCCCTGGGCCGCTCCGTCCCTACGCCGAGCGGCACCATGAGCTCATCAAGTTCGCCATCGTCGGCGCCACCACGTTCGTCATCGATTCGGCGATCTTCTTCACGCTGAAACTGACGATCCTCGAGCCCAAGCCGGTGACCGCGAAGATCATCGCGGGCATCGTCGCGGTGATCGCCTCGTACATCTTGAATCGGGAGTGGAGCTTCCGGGACCGGGGTGGGCGCGAGAAGCACCACGAGGCGCTGCTGTTCTTCGGGGTCAGCGGTGTTGGCGTGCTGCTGAGCATGGCCCCGCTGTGGGTCTCGAGCTATGTGCTGATGCTGCGCGCGCCGATGGTCTCGCTGTTCACCGAGAACGTCGCGGACTTCGTGTCGGCCTATGTGGTCGGCAACCTGCTGCAGATGGCGTTCCGGTTCTGGGCGTTCCGCCGTTTCGTCTTCCCCGACGAGTTCGCGCGCAATCCGGACAAGGCGCTGGAGTCGACGCTGACCGGCGGCGGCATCGCCGAGGCGCTCGAGGACGGGTACGAACTCCGGCACTCGGTTGAGGGAACCGAGGGCACCGTCACGCCGATGCGGTCGTCGCGCCGGCGCGCGCGCCAGTACGACGCCGAGACCCGGATCTCGAAGACGTCTTAGCGGCGCAGCCCCTGCTCCTGGTAGCTGAGGTCGGTGTTGACCTGCCACGGGTCGACGTTCTCGCCGAAGTACTTGCCGACGCTGCGGATCGCGCTGAGCATCGCGTGGTCCTGGTTGTCGTAGTGGTGCATGCCGTTGCGGCCGATCGGGTGCAGCGACGGGTAGTGCTCACGCAGGTAGTCGCGGATGCGGACGACGCTGCGGTCGCGCGCCGGGTCGTGGATGGGGTAGGCGAACTTCGACCGGCTAATCATCACCCGTTCGATCTGCGGGTTCTTGAAGCCCAGTTGGTGCAGGTCCCGTTCGACGATCGCGCCCAGGCCGTACTCGTTGGCCAGCCACAGGTCCTGGTCGGGCAGCAGAAAGTATTCGAAGCCGAGGTAGGTGCCGTTGAAGCCCTTCGGGCAGAGGTCCTGCGACCAACGGCGGTAGTTCTGGATGCGGCCGACGTGGAAGTTCGGGCCGGGGGTGTACACCCAGTTGTAGGGGATGTCGTAGTGCTGGCGCAGCGCCACCGCGACGGTGATCAGTGAGCGGTGGCGCAGCTGGTCGGCGACGGCCCGGATGTAGTCGGGCGGCGCCGGGTCGAGCATTCCGACGAGCAGGCGCAGCGGCATGCTGGAGAACAGCGCGTCCCCGGTGAGGACGTCGCCCCGGTCGGTGGACACCGTCCAGGTGCGGCCGTCGTAGCGGGCGCTGGTCGCCATCGCGTTCAGCGTGACCTCGACGCCGGCGTCCTCGAGCCTGCCGGCCGCGGCTTCCCACAGCTGGCCGGGCCCGTGGCGCGGATACCGGAACACGTCCCGGTCGGCGGTCTGCTCGTGCTTCGACAGCCGCCACCCGATCGGCTTGATGCGCTGGTTGGCCCAGTCGCTGGCGATGTTCTCGGGGTCGGCGAGCCAGGTCTTGCGGACGTAGCCGTCGAAGAAGAGTTCGTACCAGTGTCGGCCGAATTCCGAGCGGCCCCAATCCTTGAAGCTGGCTTCGCGGGGCTCGATGCGGGTCTGCCGACGGAATCGGGCCCAGGTGTAGCCGCCGGCGCCGCGCAGGACGTCACTGAACCCGAGCTGGAAGAGCAGATCCCTCCCCATCAGGGGGTAGCGGACATACCGGTTGTTGACGAGCATCGCCGAGCTGCGCGGCACGGCCAGCCACTGGTCTTCGGGGAGCAGGGATCGCCAGAGGTCGGATACCTCCTCGCTGCGGGTGTAGAAGCGGTGCCCGCCGGGGTCGATGCGCCAGTCGCCGTCGACCTGGGTGCGCGCCAAACCGCCGATGCCGCCGGTGGATTCGAGAATCCGCGGCGTGACGCCGCGCCGCGTCAGTTCGAGGCCGGCGGACAGGCCCGCGGGCCCGGCGCCGATGATCAGCGGGGTGCGCTCCATGGTTACCGTCCCCGCAGTTGCGCCACGCCGCGGTAGTCGGCGATGAGGTCGTCGATGTGCTGAGTGGTGAGGTCGTTGAGCGGGGTGTCGAGGAAGCGCAGCTGCGCGTATTGGCTTTGCAGCGGCAGGAATCCGCTGAGCAGCGGCTCGGCGGTGGTGCGGATGACGAGGTCGACCTCACCGATCTCGAGCGCCGAGGCGATGTCGCAGTCCTCCTGCTGGGCGCGCCGGTGTGCGTCGCGCAGTTCGTCGTAGGCGTCGTAGGCGGCGAGCATGTTGATGCGGAACGCGCTGCCGGTCATCGCGACTTCGAGGTCGTGGGCGGCGGCAACGTAATTGTCGGGCAAGGCTTTTCGATCACCGTGCAGACGCAAGCTGCAGAGGGCCGCGTCGAAGTGGGTGGGGATCAGTGTGGTGAGGAAGTGCAGCGAGGCCTGGTAGACGGCGTCGAGTTCGTTGTGGGTGCGGCCGAGGTTGGCGCGGCTCAGGTTGTACACGGAAACCGTTCGCACGCCGTGTCCCTGAAGGGTCTGCAGGATCTCGACGACTTTGTGGGCGCCGCGCAGGTAAGCCTCGGCGAGCGTGGTGCCGTTACCGACCGCCCACCGCCGCAAACCGTCGGGAATCAGCCCGACGTGGTCCGGTCCAAGCTCCACACCCACCCCAACCGCTCGACTCCCCCAGCAAAGAGTATTACGGGACGTCGAAACCCGTCGGACATTGGCTTATTCCGCACTTTTGAGGACAGCCAGCACAGTGAGAGCCAGGGTCTTGAGGTCGAGCAGGATGGACCAGTTCTCGATGTAGTAGTTATCGAACTCGGCGCGGTCGGCGATCGAGGTCTGCCCGCGCAGGCCGTGCACCTGCGCCCAGCCGGTCATGCCGGCCTTGACGCGGTGCCGGTCGCCGTAGCGGCGGATCTGCATCTCGAACAGTTCCACGAACTCCGGGCGCTCGGGCCGCGGACCGACGAGGCTCATCTCGCCCCGGATCACGTTGAGCAGCTGCGGCAACTCGTCCATCGACGTCTTGCGCATGATCTTGCCGATCCAGGTGCGCCGGTCTTCGCCCTCGACACCGCCGGGCGCTGCGCCGTCCTTGAGGTGGAACGCTTCGCCGGCCGGGTCGGCGGGCCGCATGCTGCGGAACTTCAGGCAACTGAACACCTTGCCGTCACGTCCGATCCGGTCCTGCCCGAAGAAGATCGGTCCGGGCGAACTGAGCCGGACCAACAGCATCAGCGTCAGAAACAGCGGCGAGATCAGCACCAGGCCGGCGGTGGCGAAGGTGCGGTCCATGGCGTGCTTGACCGCGAACTGCCAGCCTTTGGGATTGGTGTGGGACAACACCATCAGAGGGATTCCACCGAGGTGCTCGATCGTGGCGCCCTCGGTGACGACGTCCATCATGCGCGGCACCACACGGACTTTCAGGCCGAGGTGGTGCGCGCGCTGAGCGATGATGGAGAGCTGGTCGTCCGGCACTGCCGAGTGCGCGATGATCAGCTTCTCGGCACGCGTGGTGGCAACTGCACGCTCGAGGTTGTCCGCGGTGCCGAGGTACGGGACTCCCTCGGCTTCGTTGGTGGACGGCCGGACGTCGTCGAGGATGCCGACGGGGCGCAGGCCGAAATCGGGGACCTGCCGCATGCGGGTGATGATCTGGTGGGCCATCGGGCCGGTGCCGACGATGATCGCCGGTTTCCCGAAGCTGAACTTGCGGCGCAGGTAGCGCTGCGTCAGCGACCGGCACAGCCGGACCGCCGGGACCAGAATTGCGGCCCATAACCAGATTTCGAGCATCACGTCGTTGGATCGGAGATATGGCTGAACGACCTGGCCCGGCTGGAACTTCGGGATGACCTGCGACATGACCGCCAAGGTCAACAGCGCGGCCACCGCCACCGACGTCTCGACGGGTTCGAACTCGTCGAGGAAGCGATGGCTGAGCCTGCGCTTGTACATGGACCGGCTGATCAGCAACACGATGAGAATCGGGATGAAGATCCAGGTCCACGGCAGGACACCGCGGCTGTCGATGCTCCGGTCGACCGACCAGTGCGTGATCATGACGGCCCAGAAGCCGGCCCAGATGTCCAGCCCCACGCTGACGGCCACATAGCCAGATTCGTTGCGCAGATAGTGGTAAGCGCGACGCCACAATGACGGCTTCTCGACGACGAGTGGCGAAACGGCACGCAGCAATGGCGTCGTCGGACGCGCGCTCGGTGTGTGCACCGACTGCTTCGTGTCGAGCTGCATGCGCGAATTCCCCCGGACGGCGCTGAGAAACCCAACTGTAAGTGTGCTGAGGGCCCGCTGCAGTCAAATTGCCATCCGCGAATGTTAATTTGCCGACTTGAACGGCCGTACAGTGGCGGGCGGCGTAGCTGGCTCAGTTCGCTCGGCTGCCACCCGGACCGAAGATGCGCTCGGCGGCAAGGCCAGCGAGATCGGTGAGGACCTGCACGTGACCGGTGCCCCACAGCCGCGGCTTGGTGTCGAATACGCACAGCGTGCCGATGGCGTTGCCCTCGTCGTCGGTCAAGGGAATGCCGAGATAGGCGACCACGGTGCCGTCCCGTACGGCGGGATGATTCTTGAACACCGGGTCAGTCCGAGCGTCTTCCAGGATCAGCGGCAATCCGTTTGCCACTGCGTACTGACAGATCGACCGGTCGAGTGGCGTCTGCCTTTCCTCCGGCGTACTGATCTCCATGCCGGCGGCGCTCTTGAAGAATTGCCGGTCGACGTCGACCAGCGACACGAGGGCGTGCGGAGCGTCGAGGGCGTCGGCTGCCGCGCGGGTGATCCGGTCGTAGATCTCCTCTGGCCCCGAGTCGAGCAGCCCGGTGGCATACAGCGCGCGGAGCCGGTTCGGGTCCGCGATCACAGTGGACACACTGGGCATGTCGGTGCCGGCAAACACCCCGGAGTCCGACAGGTGCTCCATCAGCCGCTCGACAGCCGCGGTGTCGGCCAGCCGTTGGTCGGCCACCATCTTCGACGCCACCGCACGCGCCACATAGGTGTTGACGTCCTCGCCTGCGTCGCGCGCACACTGTTCGAGTTGGCGGTTGAGCCATTCGTCAAAACGCTTCAGCGAGCCAGACACCTGCTCACGGTATCTGACATCAGCGTCAGCGGTTGCCCGAGCAGCGAAAGCCGCATCCGCATAGCCTGGGCGGGTGCCCGGCCGTCACCGTCAATCCCCCACCCACACGGCCGCTCTCGTTGTCGGCGGCACGGCCGGTGCGATCATCCGGTACGCGACCGCCACGGCCTGGCCGCTGCCGCGCCACGTCTTCGTGTCGACGACGGTGACGGCCGCGGTGGCGTTCATGGTGGCGGGCTTCCTCGTGTCGGTGGGGTTGACGTCGCCGCTGCGCACGGCGGTGTTCGGTGTGTGCGCGAGCGCGGCGAGTCTCAGCGCATGGGCGGTGCTGACGATCAGCCAGCCGCCGAAGCTGTCGATCGCGTTCCTGATCGGGACGCCTGCGGCGGCGGTGGCCGGGCTGCTGTGCGGATTGCTGGTGGCGCGCGTGGTGGCGCGATGACGTGGGTGCTGGTCGCGGTCGGCGGCGCAATGGGTTCGGCTGTCGGTGCTCTGCTGATGCGTCGGCCGACGGGGACGCGGCTGCTGCTGGCGACGGCGGCGATGTGCGGGTTGATGGGATTGCTGAGCGCACAACTGCTTTCGCCGAAGGTGACGGCGGTGTTGGGGTATGGCGTGCTGGGGTCGGCGGCGAGCATGGTGACGATGGCCGTGGCATCGCCGATGTGGGTGGGCGGGGACGCGCCGGTCCACAGCACGGTGTCGGTGACCAAGAGGCTGGCGGTGTACTGCGTGGTGGGGGTGACGTTCGCACTGCTCGGCTACCTCGCGGTGCGCGGCGGGGAGACGCTGTTCAAGAAGCTCACGTGATGTTGTCGCAGGAGCCTTGGACTTCGGCCTTGACCCAGGCCGCGTACTGGTAAAGGTAGGTGTACTGCCAGCGGGCAACGGAGAACGGGTAGCTGCGCGGGACGTCGCGCATGACCACCGTGCGGCCTGGCGGTGCAAAGCAGACGTCGAAGATCCGGCGGGCGCGCGGCAGGTGGTATCGCCAGCTGATCACGATGACGGAGCGCCAGCCGCGTTGCTCGGCGACGGCACGTGTCAGCAGCGCTTCGCCGCGGGTGGTGGACGGCACCGGCGGCCGGCAGATCACCTCGATGTCGGCGCGGCGCTTGCAGTACTTCTTCATCACCGGGTCACGCGGTCCGTAGGGGTCGGACATCAGGACCGTGGTCGCGTAGCCCTGTTCGGCGAGCTTGAGTCCGTAGGCCTCCCGGCCGTCGTGTTCGCCGCCGAGGACGACGATCGCGTCGACCTTGCGCAGCGGGTCGGGTTGGGCGTGGGCGAAGAAGACAGTGCCGGTGGCGCCGTTGAGGAACAGCACGATCACGAGGGCGATCAGGGCCGCCGGGAGCGGCCCCGCGCGCACTCCTGATCGCCGCCTGTCCCCCATGTTCTGCACGGTATTGCAGGAGCGTGAGGTGTGCAGCGCCTCAGCTCGGGGATTCCTCCGAGCCGAGGGTGTCG
This window contains:
- a CDS encoding GtrA family protein, with protein sequence MSFADATIKRLPGPLRPYAERHHELIKFAIVGATTFVIDSAIFFTLKLTILEPKPVTAKIIAGIVAVIASYILNREWSFRDRGGREKHHEALLFFGVSGVGVLLSMAPLWVSSYVLMLRAPMVSLFTENVADFVSAYVVGNLLQMAFRFWAFRRFVFPDEFARNPDKALESTLTGGGIAEALEDGYELRHSVEGTEGTVTPMRSSRRRARQYDAETRISKTS
- a CDS encoding FAD-dependent oxidoreductase, encoding MERTPLIIGAGPAGLSAGLELTRRGVTPRILESTGGIGGLARTQVDGDWRIDPGGHRFYTRSEEVSDLWRSLLPEDQWLAVPRSSAMLVNNRYVRYPLMGRDLLFQLGFSDVLRGAGGYTWARFRRQTRIEPREASFKDWGRSEFGRHWYELFFDGYVRKTWLADPENIASDWANQRIKPIGWRLSKHEQTADRDVFRYPRHGPGQLWEAAAGRLEDAGVEVTLNAMATSARYDGRTWTVSTDRGDVLTGDALFSSMPLRLLVGMLDPAPPDYIRAVADQLRHRSLITVAVALRQHYDIPYNWVYTPGPNFHVGRIQNYRRWSQDLCPKGFNGTYLGFEYFLLPDQDLWLANEYGLGAIVERDLHQLGFKNPQIERVMISRSKFAYPIHDPARDRSVVRIRDYLREHYPSLHPIGRNGMHHYDNQDHAMLSAIRSVGKYFGENVDPWQVNTDLSYQEQGLRR
- a CDS encoding undecaprenyl diphosphate synthase family protein — protein: MGVELGPDHVGLIPDGLRRWAVGNGTTLAEAYLRGAHKVVEILQTLQGHGVRTVSVYNLSRANLGRTHNELDAVYQASLHFLTTLIPTHFDAALCSLRLHGDRKALPDNYVAAAHDLEVAMTGSAFRINMLAAYDAYDELRDAHRRAQQEDCDIASALEIGEVDLVIRTTAEPLLSGFLPLQSQYAQLRFLDTPLNDLTTQHIDDLIADYRGVAQLRGR
- a CDS encoding sugar transferase; this encodes MQLDTKQSVHTPSARPTTPLLRAVSPLVVEKPSLWRRAYHYLRNESGYVAVSVGLDIWAGFWAVMITHWSVDRSIDSRGVLPWTWIFIPILIVLLISRSMYKRRLSHRFLDEFEPVETSVAVAALLTLAVMSQVIPKFQPGQVVQPYLRSNDVMLEIWLWAAILVPAVRLCRSLTQRYLRRKFSFGKPAIIVGTGPMAHQIITRMRQVPDFGLRPVGILDDVRPSTNEAEGVPYLGTADNLERAVATTRAEKLIIAHSAVPDDQLSIIAQRAHHLGLKVRVVPRMMDVVTEGATIEHLGGIPLMVLSHTNPKGWQFAVKHAMDRTFATAGLVLISPLFLTLMLLVRLSSPGPIFFGQDRIGRDGKVFSCLKFRSMRPADPAGEAFHLKDGAAPGGVEGEDRRTWIGKIMRKTSMDELPQLLNVIRGEMSLVGPRPERPEFVELFEMQIRRYGDRHRVKAGMTGWAQVHGLRGQTSIADRAEFDNYYIENWSILLDLKTLALTVLAVLKSAE
- a CDS encoding GAF domain-containing protein, translating into MSGSLKRFDEWLNRQLEQCARDAGEDVNTYVARAVASKMVADQRLADTAAVERLMEHLSDSGVFAGTDMPSVSTVIADPNRLRALYATGLLDSGPEEIYDRITRAAADALDAPHALVSLVDVDRQFFKSAAGMEISTPEERQTPLDRSICQYAVANGLPLILEDARTDPVFKNHPAVRDGTVVAYLGIPLTDDEGNAIGTLCVFDTKPRLWGTGHVQVLTDLAGLAAERIFGPGGSRAN
- a CDS encoding chromosome condensation protein CrcB, giving the protein MPGRHRQSPTHTAALVVGGTAGAIIRYATATAWPLPRHVFVSTTVTAAVAFMVAGFLVSVGLTSPLRTAVFGVCASAASLSAWAVLTISQPPKLSIAFLIGTPAAAVAGLLCGLLVARVVAR
- a CDS encoding YdcF family protein; amino-acid sequence: MGDRRRSGVRAGPLPAALIALVIVLFLNGATGTVFFAHAQPDPLRKVDAIVVLGGEHDGREAYGLKLAEQGYATTVLMSDPYGPRDPVMKKYCKRRADIEVICRPPVPSTTRGEALLTRAVAEQRGWRSVIVISWRYHLPRARRIFDVCFAPPGRTVVMRDVPRSYPFSVARWQYTYLYQYAAWVKAEVQGSCDNIT